From one Lolium rigidum isolate FL_2022 chromosome 4, APGP_CSIRO_Lrig_0.1, whole genome shotgun sequence genomic stretch:
- the LOC124648513 gene encoding scarecrow-like protein 32: MEQELRSSGPVRVQSSLCFSGALVDGPRTQQLLLHCAAALESNDVTLAQQAMWVLNNIASSQGDPNQRLTSSLLRGLVARACRTCGSPRGAGSMAAPLLGRRAMSVTELADYVDLTPWHRFGFTASNGAILRAVTGRDAVHVVDLGATRCMQWPTLIDALSKRPGGPPALRITVPSVRPAGPPLVGVSDEELGLRLANFAKSRGVQLEFNVVDNNNSTTTAPSPSPAKPLTPSQELASVLSDPPALGLRDGEALVVNCQSWLRHVAPGSRDEFLDAVRALDPCLVTVTDEDADLDSPSLATRIAGCFSFHWILFDALDTSAPRDSPRRLEHEAAVGQKIESVVGADDGERSESGARLADRMRRRGFAAVGFGDGEVEEVRQLLSEHATGWGVKREEDMLVLTWKGHAAVFTTAWAPN; the protein is encoded by the coding sequence ATGGAGCAGGAGCTACGGAGCAGCGGGCCGGTCAGGGTACAGAGCTCGCTGTGCTTCTCCGGCGCCCTCGTCGACGGCCCTCGGACCCAGCAGCTGCTCCTCCACTGCGCCGCCGCGCTGGAGTCCAACGACGTGACGCTGGCGCAGCAGGCCATGTGGGTGCTCAACAACATCGCCTCCTCGCAGGGTGACCCCAACCAGCGGCTCACCTCGTCGCTGCTCCGCGGCCTCGTCGCGCGCGCCTGCCGGACGTGTGGCTCCCCTCGCGGCGCCGGGAGCATGGCGGCGCCGCTACTAGGACGACGGGCCATGTCCGTCACGGAGCTCGCCGACTACGTGGACCTGACGCCCTGGCACCGATTCGGCTTCACGGCCTCCAACGGCGCCATCCTACGCGCCGTCACCGGCAGGGACGCCGTGCACGTCGTCGACCTCGGCGCCACGCGCTGCATGCAGTGGCCCACGCTCATCGACGCACTCTCCAAGCGGCCCGGTGGCCCTCCGGCGCTCCGCATCACCGTGCCGTCCGTCCGCCCCGCCGGGCCGCCGCTGGTCGGCGTGTCTGACGAGGAGCTCGGTCTCCGGCTGGCCAACTTCGCCAAGTCCAGGGGCGTGCAGCTGGAGTTCAACGTCGTCGACAATAATAATAGTACGACCACGGCGCCATCTCCATCTCCGGCGAAGCCGCTGACGCCTAGCCAGGAGCTCGCCTCCGTCCTATCCGACCCGCCGGCGCTGGGGCTAAGGGACGGCGAGGCACTCGTGGTGAACTGCCAGAGCTGGCTCCGACACGTCGCGCCGGGCTCGAGGGACGAGTTCCTGGACGCGGTCCGGGCGCTGGACCCGTGCCTGGTCACCGTGACCGACGAGGACGCCGACCTGGACTCGCCGAGCCTGGCCACGCGCATCGCCGGCTGCTTCAGCTTTCACTGGATCCTCTTCGACGCGCTCGACACCTCCGCGCCCAGGGACAGCCCCAGGCGGCTGGAGCACGAGGCGGCGGTCGGCCAGAAGATCGAGAGCGTCGTGGgcgccgacgacggcgagcgGTCCGAGTCCGGCGCCAGGCTCGCGGACAGGATGCGGCGGAGAGGGTTCGCCGCCGTGGggttcggcgacggcgaggtggaggaggtccGGCAGCTGCTGAGCGAGCACGCCACGGGGTGGGGCGTGAAGCGGGAGGAGGACATGCTGGTGCTCACCTGGAAGGGCCATGCGGCCGTTTTCACCACTGCTTGGGCACCAAACTAA